A section of the Myxococcus xanthus genome encodes:
- a CDS encoding GNAT family N-acetyltransferase, whose translation MSATDIRKIPAQDTRGLRHAILRPNQPPEMAVYPGDDDADTLHLGVYTEGRLVGVASLYREPPPDALRATTAWRLRGMAVDATLRGHGHGAALLKACMEHAARQGGSQVWCNARMTASGFYRAQGFAQRGEPFDLPGIGPHHLMWRNLGTS comes from the coding sequence GTGAGTGCCACTGACATCCGCAAGATTCCGGCTCAGGACACGCGCGGCCTCCGCCACGCCATCCTCCGTCCCAACCAGCCTCCGGAGATGGCCGTCTATCCCGGAGATGACGACGCGGACACGCTCCACCTGGGCGTCTATACGGAGGGTCGCCTGGTGGGCGTGGCCTCCCTGTATCGGGAGCCGCCGCCGGACGCGCTGCGCGCCACCACGGCCTGGCGCCTGCGAGGCATGGCGGTGGACGCCACCCTGCGTGGGCACGGCCATGGCGCCGCCCTCCTGAAGGCCTGCATGGAGCATGCGGCGCGGCAGGGCGGTTCTCAGGTGTGGTGCAACGCGCGGATGACGGCCTCCGGGTTCTATCGTGCGCAGGGCTTCGCCCAGCGAGGCGAGCCCTTCGACCTGCCCGGCATCGGCCCGCACCACCTCATGTGGCGCAACCTCGGAACCTCGTGA
- a CDS encoding EVE domain-containing protein, producing the protein MAKPQYWLIKSEPSVYAYAQLEKDGKTEWTGVRNFEARNNIRAMKPGDLCLYYHSNEDKAVVGVAQVLTPPGPDSTVPDEDWAATFMGPVVPFTQPVDLATIKATAALKDFPLVTRGRLSVAPVTATHFKQVLKMGKTVLPK; encoded by the coding sequence ATGGCCAAGCCACAGTACTGGCTCATCAAGAGCGAGCCCTCCGTCTACGCCTACGCCCAGTTGGAGAAGGACGGGAAGACGGAGTGGACCGGCGTGCGCAACTTCGAGGCGCGCAACAACATCCGGGCGATGAAGCCTGGGGACCTCTGCCTCTACTACCACTCCAACGAGGACAAGGCCGTGGTGGGCGTGGCCCAGGTGCTCACGCCACCGGGACCGGACTCCACCGTGCCTGATGAGGACTGGGCCGCCACCTTCATGGGGCCTGTCGTCCCCTTCACGCAGCCGGTGGACCTGGCCACCATCAAGGCCACCGCCGCACTGAAGGATTTTCCGCTCGTCACCCGCGGCCGGCTGAGCGTGGCCCCCGTCACCGCCACGCACTTCAAGCAGGTGTTGAAGATGGGGAAGACAGTACTACCGAAGTAG
- a CDS encoding polysaccharide biosynthesis/export family protein, whose translation MGKTSAGFWTVLGVMLLGGCAHQSQVKVDNSEQPYRIGREDVLDIAVWRDAELSRTLPVRPDGYISMPMVGEVHAAGKTPTELADSLKEAFQPYVQEPRVTVIVREVNSSRVFVTGEVANPGAYPLRGRVSLLQAIALAGGFTDFANSDGIVVIRTDSKGGQIPVRYSDLISPDGGHEVMLRPGDTVVVP comes from the coding sequence ATGGGCAAGACGAGCGCGGGGTTCTGGACGGTGTTGGGCGTGATGCTCCTGGGGGGCTGCGCGCACCAGTCGCAGGTGAAGGTGGACAACTCGGAGCAGCCCTACCGGATTGGCCGCGAGGACGTGCTGGACATCGCGGTGTGGCGTGACGCGGAGTTGTCCCGGACGCTGCCGGTCCGTCCGGATGGCTACATCTCCATGCCCATGGTGGGCGAGGTCCACGCCGCGGGCAAGACGCCCACGGAGCTGGCCGACTCGCTGAAGGAAGCCTTCCAGCCGTACGTGCAGGAGCCGCGCGTGACGGTGATTGTCCGCGAGGTGAACAGCAGCCGCGTGTTCGTCACCGGCGAGGTGGCCAACCCGGGCGCCTATCCGCTGCGCGGCCGCGTGTCGCTGCTGCAGGCCATCGCGCTGGCGGGCGGCTTCACGGACTTCGCCAACTCGGACGGCATCGTGGTCATCCGCACCGACAGCAAGGGCGGACAGATTCCGGTGCGCTACAGCGACCTCATCTCTCCGGATGGCGGACACGAGGTCATGCTCCGGCCGGGTGACACCGTCGTCGTTCCGTGA
- a CDS encoding GumC family protein: MEEERNMERGMTADQLLGALWRRKALVGAIAAVVFVVGAAIVMTRPSMYEASVVVRVEPQRPGEEMVQRTVSEIIEQRLLTVRQELLARPVLQKAIEEMNLYPDIVSEKGMESAVAQMRKDLTVRVEGETAFELTYANRDPQVAAQVANRLPTIFSDETLKIRQAQAARATDLFNEEMVQLGKAVSNWEAKLSQFKVDHLGELPEQMEMNMRGLERVSHQLQTKSEELRVAEGRRSDLARARNAVDSEAGRLEAAENGLTRSLVNARTTWTEDHPEVKRLQTELDGMSARRKEAEGRLWAERAERTRVATLIGNIQQEIQDLQKQAEAYQGRLNNTPRWAHELAVMNRDYEIARTKYQSVVSRKVEAEIAQELEAKSAKSLFNVISPAGVPATPARPDRMAGMLIVFLLALGLGALTGAVLEMRDDSLRDGTEVRQRLTLPVLAVVPEMQGKTERRILMPASGARNSVSNPTSLN; this comes from the coding sequence ATGGAGGAGGAGCGGAACATGGAGCGAGGGATGACGGCAGACCAGCTTCTGGGAGCCCTGTGGCGGCGCAAGGCCCTGGTCGGTGCCATCGCAGCAGTGGTCTTCGTGGTGGGCGCAGCCATCGTGATGACCCGGCCGAGCATGTACGAGGCTTCGGTGGTGGTCCGCGTGGAGCCGCAGCGGCCGGGTGAGGAGATGGTGCAGCGCACGGTGAGCGAAATCATCGAGCAGCGGCTGCTCACCGTTCGCCAGGAGCTGCTGGCGCGTCCGGTGCTTCAGAAGGCCATCGAGGAGATGAACCTCTATCCGGACATCGTTTCGGAGAAGGGCATGGAGTCCGCGGTCGCGCAGATGCGCAAGGACCTCACGGTGCGCGTGGAAGGTGAGACGGCCTTCGAGCTCACCTACGCCAACCGCGACCCGCAGGTGGCGGCGCAGGTGGCCAACCGCCTGCCGACCATCTTCTCCGATGAGACGCTGAAGATTCGTCAGGCGCAGGCGGCGCGCGCCACCGACCTCTTCAACGAGGAGATGGTTCAGCTGGGCAAGGCGGTCAGCAACTGGGAGGCGAAGCTCTCCCAGTTCAAGGTGGACCACCTGGGCGAGCTGCCCGAGCAGATGGAGATGAACATGCGCGGCCTGGAGCGCGTGTCGCATCAGCTCCAGACGAAGTCGGAGGAGCTGCGTGTCGCCGAGGGCCGCCGCTCCGACCTGGCCCGCGCTCGCAACGCGGTGGACAGCGAGGCTGGCCGGCTCGAGGCCGCGGAGAACGGGCTCACCCGTTCCCTGGTCAACGCTCGCACCACCTGGACGGAGGACCACCCGGAGGTGAAGCGCCTTCAGACGGAGCTGGACGGAATGTCGGCTCGCCGCAAGGAGGCCGAAGGGCGGCTGTGGGCCGAGCGCGCCGAGCGCACCCGCGTGGCCACGCTGATTGGCAACATCCAGCAGGAGATTCAGGACCTCCAGAAGCAGGCCGAGGCGTACCAGGGCCGGCTGAACAACACCCCGCGCTGGGCGCACGAGCTGGCGGTGATGAACCGCGACTACGAAATCGCGCGCACCAAGTACCAGAGCGTGGTGAGCCGCAAGGTGGAGGCGGAGATCGCGCAGGAGCTGGAGGCCAAGAGCGCCAAGAGCCTGTTCAACGTCATCTCCCCGGCGGGCGTGCCGGCGACCCCGGCCCGGCCGGACCGCATGGCGGGCATGCTCATCGTCTTCCTCCTGGCCCTGGGCCTGGGGGCGCTGACGGGAGCGGTGCTGGAGATGCGTGATGACAGCCTGCGCGATGGCACCGAGGTTCGCCAGCGCCTCACGCTGCCGGTGCTCGCGGTGGTCCCGGAAATGCAGGGCAAGACGGAGCGGCGGATTCTGATGCCGGCTTCGGGGGCTCGAAACAGCGTGTCTAACCCCACGTCGTTGAACTGA
- a CDS encoding CpsD/CapB family tyrosine-protein kinase, translated as MDQTMERAGNFLPRVDDNPTGGNAVDRRVVTLTAPASAAAEQYRSLYYRLERMRDLRPMKVVALTSAMPGEGKTVTSVNLALAAARANPERRILLVDADLRRGGVAAMLGMRNKMGLAELLAGDCEVRDVVRRFNSTRLALIPAGVTPEDTAQVLASGRMKQFLKAVREGFDEVYVDLPPALPFADAAILGHQADGMLMVIRANVTSGKAVHLAVESLGGAPIIGCVLNGAEVHSAPYLKNYEKK; from the coding sequence ATGGATCAGACGATGGAGCGGGCGGGCAACTTCCTCCCCCGAGTGGATGACAACCCGACGGGCGGCAACGCGGTGGACCGCCGGGTGGTGACGCTGACGGCGCCGGCATCGGCCGCGGCGGAGCAATACCGGAGTCTTTACTACAGGCTCGAGCGGATGCGGGACCTGCGGCCGATGAAGGTCGTCGCGCTCACCTCGGCGATGCCCGGGGAAGGCAAGACGGTGACGAGCGTCAACCTGGCGCTCGCCGCGGCCCGGGCGAACCCGGAGCGCCGCATCCTGCTGGTGGATGCGGACCTGCGCCGGGGCGGCGTGGCGGCCATGCTGGGCATGCGCAACAAGATGGGCCTGGCGGAGCTGCTGGCGGGGGACTGTGAGGTGCGGGACGTGGTGCGGCGGTTCAACTCCACGCGCCTGGCCCTCATCCCCGCGGGCGTCACGCCCGAGGACACCGCGCAGGTGCTGGCGAGCGGTCGGATGAAGCAGTTCCTCAAGGCGGTGCGTGAGGGCTTCGACGAGGTCTACGTCGACCTGCCGCCCGCGCTGCCCTTCGCGGACGCGGCCATCCTGGGCCATCAAGCGGACGGCATGCTGATGGTCATCCGCGCCAACGTGACGTCGGGCAAGGCGGTGCACCTGGCGGTGGAGAGCCTGGGCGGCGCGCCCATCATCGGGTGCGTGCTGAATGGCGCGGAGGTCCACTCGGCGCCGTATCTGAAGAACTACGAGAAGAAGTAG
- the exoE gene encoding polyisoprenyl-phosphate hexose-1-phosphate transferase ExoE, whose protein sequence is MLRVFHHYFSAKKLTFFLAESSAIALACVMGAAACAALFAPEGTHTPLSQLWPTLLWMGAAFVITFQFTLYLLDLYDLRVAAEDRVRGYRFLKAAGVTAMVAGGVMLVTPLVVPMQLPPGTLLGGAMGALAGTLMVRVSIRALVGAPHSVLIVGEGPKARAVASAIDAGGEGTYRIVGLTDPRTSGEALEETAARLNAAYVVQAADDMRGANWVDGLLRCRLQGRRVYEATGFCERVLRRIPVQFLRASDFAFADELTVSPLRRTLKRGFDIAVASLLLMLSAPFLLLVVVAIKLDSKGPIFYRQERTGLFGSTYHLWKFRSMRTDAEKHGAVWAKANDDRVTRVGRFIRRARIDEIPQVFNILTGDMSFVGPRPERPVFVEQLKEQIPFYGLREAVKPGLTGWAQIRYPYGASVEDARNKLEFDLYYVKNGSLFLDVGIIFHTVRHVLLGRGAR, encoded by the coding sequence GTGCTCCGCGTTTTTCACCATTATTTTTCTGCAAAGAAACTGACGTTCTTCCTCGCCGAGAGTTCGGCAATCGCGTTGGCCTGCGTGATGGGCGCGGCGGCCTGCGCGGCACTCTTCGCGCCCGAAGGGACGCACACGCCGCTGTCGCAACTGTGGCCCACGCTGCTGTGGATGGGCGCGGCGTTCGTCATCACCTTCCAGTTCACGCTGTACCTGTTGGACTTGTATGACCTCCGTGTGGCCGCGGAGGACCGGGTGAGGGGATACCGGTTCCTCAAGGCCGCGGGTGTCACGGCGATGGTGGCGGGCGGCGTCATGCTCGTCACCCCGCTGGTGGTGCCGATGCAGCTTCCACCGGGCACGCTGCTGGGCGGGGCCATGGGCGCCCTGGCCGGGACGTTGATGGTGCGGGTGTCCATCCGCGCCCTGGTGGGAGCGCCGCACTCGGTGCTCATCGTCGGAGAAGGGCCCAAGGCGCGCGCGGTGGCCAGCGCGATTGACGCGGGCGGGGAGGGCACCTACCGCATCGTGGGCCTGACGGACCCCCGTACCTCGGGTGAGGCGCTGGAGGAGACGGCGGCCCGGCTGAACGCGGCCTATGTGGTGCAGGCCGCGGATGACATGCGCGGGGCCAACTGGGTGGACGGCCTGCTGCGCTGCCGGCTCCAGGGCCGGCGGGTGTATGAGGCCACGGGCTTCTGTGAGCGGGTGCTGCGCCGGATTCCGGTGCAGTTCCTGCGGGCGAGCGACTTCGCCTTCGCGGACGAGCTCACCGTGTCCCCGCTGCGCCGCACGCTGAAGCGGGGCTTCGACATCGCGGTGGCATCCCTCCTGCTAATGCTGTCCGCGCCCTTCCTGTTGCTGGTCGTGGTGGCCATCAAGCTGGATTCGAAGGGCCCCATCTTCTACCGGCAGGAAAGGACCGGGCTGTTCGGGAGCACGTATCACCTGTGGAAGTTCCGCAGCATGCGCACGGACGCGGAGAAGCATGGAGCGGTGTGGGCGAAGGCGAACGATGACCGTGTCACGCGGGTGGGCCGCTTCATCCGCCGTGCGCGCATCGACGAGATTCCCCAGGTCTTCAACATCCTGACGGGAGACATGAGTTTCGTGGGGCCCCGCCCCGAGAGGCCAGTGTTCGTCGAGCAGTTGAAGGAGCAGATTCCGTTCTACGGCCTGCGGGAGGCCGTCAAGCCAGGCCTGACGGGGTGGGCTCAGATTCGCTACCCCTACGGCGCGTCGGTGGAGGATGCGCGGAACAAGCTGGAGTTCGACCTGTACTACGTGAAGAACGGTTCGCTGTTCCTGGATGTGGGAATCATCTTCCACACCGTGAGGCATGTGCTTCTCGGTCGTGGGGCGCGGTAG
- a CDS encoding gluconeogenesis factor YvcK family protein, translating into MVGMDMEAPLPAEWAEARRRLELERQGNEVLQGRVDRPTRIVAIGGGTGLPMVLRGLARRATPKAREPGIDITAVVAMSDDGGSSGRLRRQHGALPPGDIRNCLVALAGGKNALKDVFQFRFGGARGLAGHAVGNLLIAALAELKGDFMEAVRMSGELLGARGHVLPSTLASVQLVAQMHDDTEVVGERNICRAHGRVRRVTLSPRSPPPTEGLLEAIYTADLIAIGPGSLYSSVLPNLLVDGVAQALKETRALKVMVANLMTQPGETDGMSCLDHVQAVTDHVGPVLDAVLVNGTLPTEEATRRYARRGSFVVSANPRDLIGAGVVPVHADLLKAGSRIRHDSRKVAACLLKMARSGL; encoded by the coding sequence ATGGTGGGAATGGACATGGAAGCGCCGCTGCCCGCGGAGTGGGCGGAGGCCCGTCGCAGGCTGGAGCTGGAGCGCCAGGGCAACGAGGTGCTTCAGGGGCGGGTGGACCGGCCGACGCGCATCGTCGCCATCGGCGGAGGCACGGGGTTGCCCATGGTGCTGCGCGGCCTGGCCCGGCGCGCGACACCGAAGGCCCGGGAGCCCGGCATCGACATCACCGCGGTGGTGGCCATGAGCGACGACGGCGGCAGCTCGGGCCGCCTGCGGCGCCAACACGGCGCGCTGCCTCCGGGCGACATCCGCAACTGCCTGGTGGCGCTGGCGGGTGGAAAGAACGCGCTCAAGGACGTCTTCCAGTTCCGCTTCGGCGGGGCGCGCGGCCTGGCGGGCCACGCGGTGGGCAACCTGCTCATCGCCGCGCTCGCGGAGCTGAAGGGTGACTTCATGGAAGCGGTGCGCATGTCCGGGGAGCTGCTGGGCGCCCGGGGCCACGTGCTGCCGTCCACGCTGGCGTCCGTGCAGCTGGTGGCGCAGATGCATGACGACACGGAGGTGGTGGGGGAGCGCAACATCTGCCGCGCGCACGGCCGGGTGCGCCGCGTCACGCTGAGTCCTCGCTCGCCGCCGCCCACCGAGGGCCTGCTGGAGGCCATCTACACGGCGGACCTCATCGCCATCGGCCCGGGCTCGCTGTACTCGAGCGTGCTGCCCAACCTGCTGGTGGACGGCGTGGCCCAGGCGCTCAAGGAGACGCGCGCGCTGAAGGTCATGGTGGCCAACCTGATGACGCAGCCGGGGGAGACGGACGGCATGTCCTGCCTGGACCACGTGCAGGCCGTCACGGACCACGTGGGGCCGGTGCTGGACGCGGTGCTCGTCAACGGCACGCTGCCCACGGAAGAGGCGACCCGGCGCTATGCCCGTCGCGGCTCGTTCGTGGTGTCGGCCAACCCGCGGGACTTGATTGGCGCGGGCGTGGTGCCGGTGCATGCGGACCTGCTCAAGGCAGGGTCCAGGATCCGACACGACAGCCGCAAGGTCGCCGCCTGCCTGCTGAAGATGGCCCGCAGCGGGTTGTAG
- a CDS encoding GNAT family N-acetyltransferase: MEARDLSASPRVTEVTGRAAFISLESEWNALVEVTSNELFYRHEFIRIWMDNFVPGVIPRVLTLRDTDGSLGAVLPLWEERTTLLGVPARQLSVAANAHSCRFDLVAKEPEVAAAAFVSHLRSAGGWDVLRLTDVPDGGAAWRLHAVARESGLPVGEWESLRSPYVPLPATRDALQKTLQSKFKANCRRRRRKLEEKGQLTFERVDSGLGLEGALEEGFLLEQSGWKGARGTAMAQDARTRGFYTELARDSAYRQRLALYFLRLDGRPVAFQYGLEYGGRYFLLKPGYDESLRECSPGQLLVDEVIGNCIDRGLHEFDFLGPDMVWKRDWTNEVRRHTWLYVFNDSPFGQALCAAKFRWGPAVKEVVSRWRR, from the coding sequence ATGGAAGCAAGAGACCTTTCTGCCTCGCCGCGCGTCACCGAAGTGACGGGACGCGCGGCCTTCATATCTCTGGAGTCCGAGTGGAACGCGCTCGTGGAGGTCACCTCCAACGAGCTGTTCTACCGGCATGAGTTCATCCGCATCTGGATGGACAACTTCGTACCCGGTGTGATTCCGCGCGTGCTGACGCTGCGGGACACGGACGGGAGCCTCGGCGCGGTGCTCCCGCTGTGGGAGGAGCGTACGACGCTGCTGGGGGTACCGGCGCGGCAGCTGTCCGTGGCGGCCAACGCCCACTCCTGCCGGTTCGACCTGGTGGCGAAGGAACCGGAGGTCGCCGCGGCGGCCTTCGTGTCCCACCTGCGCTCGGCCGGTGGCTGGGATGTGCTGCGGCTCACGGATGTCCCCGACGGTGGGGCCGCCTGGCGGCTGCACGCGGTGGCGCGCGAGTCCGGCCTGCCCGTGGGCGAGTGGGAGTCCCTGCGCTCCCCGTATGTGCCGCTGCCGGCGACCCGCGATGCCTTGCAGAAGACATTGCAGTCGAAGTTCAAGGCCAACTGCCGTCGTCGCCGCCGCAAGCTGGAGGAGAAGGGCCAGCTCACCTTCGAGCGGGTGGACAGCGGGCTCGGCCTGGAGGGCGCGCTGGAGGAGGGCTTTCTGCTGGAGCAGAGCGGCTGGAAGGGCGCGCGCGGCACGGCCATGGCGCAGGATGCGCGCACGCGCGGCTTCTACACGGAACTGGCGCGGGACTCGGCCTACCGCCAGCGGCTGGCGCTGTACTTCCTGCGGCTGGACGGCCGGCCGGTGGCGTTCCAGTACGGCCTGGAATACGGCGGGCGCTACTTCCTGCTGAAGCCCGGCTACGACGAAAGCCTGCGTGAGTGCAGCCCGGGCCAGCTCCTGGTGGATGAGGTCATCGGGAACTGCATCGACCGGGGCCTGCACGAGTTCGACTTCCTGGGGCCCGACATGGTGTGGAAGCGCGACTGGACGAACGAGGTCCGGCGCCACACCTGGCTCTACGTGTTCAATGACTCCCCCTTCGGCCAGGCGCTGTGTGCGGCCAAGTTCCGGTGGGGGCCCGCGGTGAAAGAGGTGGTGTCGCGATGGAGACGATGA
- a CDS encoding DegT/DnrJ/EryC1/StrS family aminotransferase produces the protein MKHSGRLFVPSLPTLWPHMLLSRPKPGELPPFSSPNVRYFYFARNAIWLTVKMLGLDSGEVLMPAYHHGVEVEALVDAGATPRFYRVGSRWDVDLDDVARRIGPKTRALYLTHYAGFPGPVAEMRKLADQHGLILIEDCALSLLSSDGAVPLGTTGDVGIFCLYKTLPVPNGGALVVNGPRQYSLPEPPAPPSVSTFSHTVSALLQNLELRGGLAGRALRSAVRTLGHGTVKAANIERVATGTQHFDRKHVDLGMSPLTKRIAQAQDLESIVEQRRRNYFFLLGRLRDISAPLFNQLPPGACPLFYPLVVQDKAEVLARLRVQGIDAIDFWKRFHPACDASAFPEVAQLRRSIVEIPCHQDLTPEVMADVAQAVREAVKSDHRSKKRAG, from the coding sequence ATGAAGCACTCTGGCCGGCTGTTCGTGCCGTCACTGCCCACGCTGTGGCCGCACATGCTGCTGTCTCGGCCGAAGCCCGGCGAGCTGCCGCCGTTCTCCTCGCCCAACGTCCGCTACTTCTACTTCGCCCGCAATGCCATCTGGCTGACGGTGAAGATGCTGGGGCTGGATTCGGGCGAGGTGTTGATGCCCGCCTACCACCACGGCGTGGAGGTCGAGGCACTGGTGGACGCCGGCGCCACGCCGCGCTTCTACCGCGTGGGCAGCCGCTGGGACGTGGACCTGGACGACGTGGCCCGGCGCATCGGCCCGAAGACGCGGGCCCTGTACCTGACGCACTACGCGGGCTTCCCGGGCCCCGTCGCGGAGATGCGCAAGCTGGCGGACCAGCACGGGCTCATCCTCATCGAGGACTGTGCGCTGTCGTTGCTGTCCTCCGACGGCGCGGTGCCCCTGGGGACGACGGGAGACGTGGGCATTTTCTGCCTCTACAAGACGCTTCCGGTTCCCAACGGGGGCGCGCTGGTCGTCAACGGCCCGCGCCAGTACAGCCTTCCGGAGCCGCCCGCGCCGCCGTCCGTGTCCACCTTCAGCCACACGGTGTCCGCGCTGCTGCAGAACCTGGAGTTGCGCGGCGGCCTGGCCGGCCGGGCCCTGCGCAGCGCCGTGCGCACGTTGGGGCATGGCACCGTGAAGGCGGCCAACATCGAGCGCGTGGCCACGGGGACGCAGCACTTCGACCGCAAGCATGTGGACCTGGGCATGAGCCCGCTGACGAAGCGGATTGCCCAGGCCCAGGACCTGGAATCCATCGTCGAGCAGCGGCGCCGCAACTACTTCTTCCTGCTGGGCCGGCTGCGCGACATCTCCGCGCCGCTGTTCAACCAGTTGCCGCCGGGCGCGTGCCCGCTGTTCTACCCGCTGGTGGTGCAGGACAAGGCGGAGGTGCTGGCGCGGCTGCGCGTGCAGGGCATCGACGCCATCGACTTCTGGAAGCGCTTTCACCCGGCCTGTGACGCATCGGCCTTCCCGGAGGTGGCGCAGCTACGTCGCTCCATCGTGGAGATTCCGTGCCACCAGGACCTGACGCCGGAGGTCATGGCGGACGTGGCGCAGGCGGTGCGCGAGGCGGTGAAGTCGGACCATCGGTCGAAGAAGCGCGCGGGGTGA
- a CDS encoding GNAT family N-acetyltransferase: MIRVDELSQGAWAAHPLEVGAVGSLSTLAGMREEWAALMDASDAGPFNAWEWVYPWCRRIATGRRPLVLTARDAVGTLVGLMPLGVEYLGVTGIPVRRLSFLGETHVGSDYLDVVARRGREREVAGAFARMLHALRDEWDVLDLSDLREDSPTVDVLRETFARQDVRVAPRYVCPYDTLTPGEPFDAFLKRTGRRDNFLRRRKWLAKQEGYRIERTDAPGELAAPLTDFFRLHSARWAADGGSQGIKGSGVEAFHRDATQFLAERGRLRLYTMKVGGHAVASVYGILHRDTFVYFQSGYDPAWRNRSVGLVLVGETFRDAMEAGLTEYDFLRGTETYKSDWVSKQRRTLSVRVHAGTWEGRWFSQSESLARLLRNGAKAAMPDTLVEKVRRFRRRRAAVH, from the coding sequence TTGATTCGGGTGGATGAGCTGTCGCAGGGAGCGTGGGCCGCGCACCCGTTGGAGGTAGGCGCCGTGGGCAGCCTCTCCACGCTGGCGGGGATGCGGGAGGAATGGGCCGCGCTGATGGATGCGAGCGACGCGGGGCCCTTCAACGCCTGGGAGTGGGTGTACCCGTGGTGCCGGCGCATCGCCACGGGCCGGCGCCCGCTGGTGCTGACCGCGCGCGACGCGGTGGGCACGCTGGTGGGCCTGATGCCGCTGGGCGTCGAGTACCTGGGCGTCACCGGCATCCCGGTGCGGCGGCTGAGCTTCCTGGGGGAGACACACGTCGGCAGCGACTACCTGGACGTCGTGGCGCGGCGGGGCCGTGAGCGCGAGGTGGCGGGCGCCTTCGCGCGGATGCTGCACGCGCTGCGCGACGAATGGGACGTATTGGATTTGTCGGACCTGCGCGAGGACTCGCCCACCGTGGACGTGCTCCGGGAGACCTTCGCCAGGCAGGACGTCCGCGTGGCGCCGCGCTACGTGTGTCCGTACGACACGCTGACGCCGGGCGAACCCTTCGACGCGTTCCTCAAGCGCACGGGACGCCGCGACAACTTCCTGCGGCGGCGCAAGTGGCTGGCGAAGCAGGAGGGCTACCGCATCGAGCGCACGGACGCCCCGGGCGAGCTGGCGGCGCCGCTGACGGACTTCTTCCGCCTGCACTCGGCGCGATGGGCCGCGGATGGGGGCTCGCAGGGCATCAAGGGCTCCGGCGTGGAGGCGTTCCACCGGGATGCCACGCAGTTCCTGGCGGAGCGGGGCCGGCTGCGCCTCTACACGATGAAGGTGGGCGGCCATGCCGTGGCGTCGGTGTACGGCATCCTCCACCGCGACACCTTCGTGTATTTCCAGTCCGGTTATGACCCGGCGTGGCGCAATCGCAGCGTGGGCCTGGTGCTGGTGGGCGAGACGTTCCGCGACGCAATGGAGGCCGGCCTGACGGAGTACGACTTCCTCCGGGGCACCGAGACGTACAAGTCCGACTGGGTGTCCAAGCAGCGGCGCACGCTGTCCGTGCGGGTCCATGCGGGGACGTGGGAGGGGCGCTGGTTCTCCCAGTCCGAATCCCTGGCGCGCCTGCTGCGCAACGGCGCCAAGGCGGCGATGCCGGACACGCTGGTGGAGAAGGTGCGGCGCTTCCGCCGTCGGCGGGCCGCGGTGCACTGA
- a CDS encoding tetratricopeptide repeat protein, producing MQPQTTNWLPGIIVLAVTFVLAAGWILFQRRKGSLASAEPRDGVLDDLTQRAQSLIDQLRALEAEKHNQSAEQYAAEKSRLEREAAAALRAKDEHLKRKASGEGVRARPQAPAPTGWASRNPQLVGALWGAGIMVFFGGLGYLLVSEQQTRTDGMEATGRMPPGGAAAQQQGAGMDDQMQEGPEMQEARARLNANAGDVDAAALLSHELIRRQQFDEAVKVTAKGLAADPFNVELKVHRGVLRATQGDMAGAEAELTELVDTWPDAQEALIFLGSLALRRGDKAAALAHFERFSVEVPRNMQPPQLGPAIAQLRAEVAGGMP from the coding sequence ATGCAGCCCCAGACGACGAATTGGTTGCCCGGAATCATCGTGCTCGCCGTCACCTTCGTGTTGGCGGCGGGCTGGATCCTCTTTCAGCGCCGCAAGGGCTCCCTGGCGTCGGCCGAGCCCCGCGACGGCGTGCTCGATGACCTGACCCAGCGCGCGCAGTCCCTCATCGACCAGCTCCGCGCGCTGGAAGCGGAGAAGCACAACCAGAGCGCCGAGCAGTATGCCGCCGAGAAGTCCCGCCTGGAGCGCGAGGCCGCCGCGGCGCTGCGCGCGAAGGACGAGCACCTCAAGCGCAAGGCCTCCGGCGAAGGCGTCCGCGCCCGTCCCCAGGCTCCGGCCCCCACCGGGTGGGCGTCTCGCAATCCGCAACTGGTGGGCGCGCTGTGGGGCGCGGGCATCATGGTGTTCTTTGGTGGGCTGGGCTACCTGCTCGTCTCCGAGCAGCAGACGCGCACCGACGGCATGGAAGCCACCGGCCGCATGCCCCCGGGCGGCGCCGCCGCGCAGCAGCAGGGCGCGGGCATGGACGACCAGATGCAGGAAGGCCCGGAGATGCAGGAGGCTCGCGCGCGGCTGAACGCCAACGCCGGAGATGTGGACGCGGCGGCGCTGCTGAGCCACGAGCTCATCCGCCGTCAGCAGTTCGACGAGGCCGTGAAGGTCACCGCGAAGGGCCTGGCGGCGGACCCCTTCAACGTCGAGCTGAAGGTCCACCGCGGCGTGCTTCGCGCCACCCAGGGCGACATGGCCGGCGCCGAGGCGGAGCTGACGGAGCTGGTGGACACCTGGCCGGACGCGCAGGAGGCGCTCATCTTCCTGGGCAGCCTCGCCCTGCGCCGCGGCGACAAGGCCGCCGCGCTGGCCCACTTCGAGCGCTTCTCCGTGGAAGTGCCGCGCAACATGCAGCCGCCGCAGCTCGGCCCCGCGATTGCACAGCTTCGCGCGGAGGTCGCTGGCGGCATGCCCTGA